From a single Nostoc sp. MS1 genomic region:
- the psbQ gene encoding photosystem II protein PsbQ, whose protein sequence is MNRQKETNQFQCMARQRSIFSLLLALLATFLISCGSPTTAVAPPTYTTAQLERIQGYAPDVQAVRDRADELKNLIQKKEWIDVGNFIHGPIAEARLTMSYITPNLLPKDQPTARQITKDLLNHLVKIDQAATSGNSQLALNNYQAAFADIDKFLQLLPDTSSQSQAG, encoded by the coding sequence GTGAATCGGCAAAAAGAAACCAACCAATTTCAGTGTATGGCGCGTCAACGCTCAATTTTCTCATTACTCCTGGCATTATTAGCAACTTTCTTAATTAGTTGTGGTAGCCCTACTACCGCAGTTGCACCCCCAACCTACACAACTGCACAACTTGAAAGGATTCAAGGATACGCACCTGATGTTCAGGCTGTGCGCGATCGCGCGGACGAACTGAAAAACCTGATCCAAAAAAAAGAATGGATTGATGTAGGTAATTTTATTCATGGCCCCATTGCAGAAGCAAGGTTAACCATGAGCTATATCACACCCAACCTACTGCCTAAAGACCAACCCACAGCCCGGCAAATCACCAAAGATTTGCTTAACCACCTAGTGAAAATCGATCAGGCTGCTACGTCTGGCAATAGTCAGCTTGCCTTAAACAACTATCAAGCTGCATTTGCAGATATTGATAAGTTCCTACAACTGCTACCTGATACTAGCAGCCAGTCACAGGCGGGTTAG